The DNA segment ACCTCGAGCATGTGGAAGGCTTTGGGAAAGTCATTCTGCGCAACTTCGTGCTTGAGGCGCCGGACAGCATGATCGTCTTCTCGAACAGCGGCGTAAACGAAGTGGTGGTCGAAGTGGCCATCGAAGCCCGCAAAAAGGGCTTGCCCGTCATCAGCGTCGTGTCGATGGAGCACTGCCTCGGTGCGAAGCCGCTGCATAGCTCGGGCAAGCGCCTTCCCGATGTTTCGGACGTGACGATCGACAACGGCACGCCGGGTGGCGACGCGATGGTGAAGATCGATGGACTGGAGGACCCGGTCGGCCCGGGTTCGACCATCGGCGGGGCGGCCGTGGTGAATGCGCTGAAGTGTTTGATCGCCGAGCGGCTCACGCGGATGGGCAAGCCCCCGATTGTGCTCTCCAGCAGCTGGTTCATCGGCTCGGAGGAGTCGAAGAAGCGGTTCGACGTGTGTTACGACGACTACCGCCGGCGCATGGTACGCGCCCTCGGCGGCGTAAACGGGCGCTGATCATGACGCCGATCCTGGGGGACAAAATCACCTTCGTCACCGGCGTCGCCAGCGGCATCGGGCAGGCGGCGGCCCGGGTGTTCGCCGAGGCCGGCGCCACGGTGGTGGGCGTCGACCTGGACATCCAGCAGGGCCAGGCGACGATCGATGCGATCCGAGCCGGCGGCGCCGACGCCGCGTTTTTCCCGGCCGACGTCACCCAGGCGAGTCATGTCGACGATGCCGTCCGCCAGGCCGTCGCTCGGTTCGGCCGGATCGACGCGGCGTTTAACGTCGTCGGCGCCAGCGGACGCCGGCATGGCGACGGGCCTGTGCACGCTTGCACGGAAGCCGGCTGGGACTGGACGATGGATGTCAACCTCAAGAGTATGTACCTGTGCTGCAAATACCTGGTTGCCCAGATGCTGGCGCAGGGTCGGGGCTCGATCGTCAACCTCGCGTCCGTCCTCGGGATGGTGGGGGGTGATGAGGATTTTGGCACCCACGCCTACGCGGCCAGCAAAGGCGCCGTCATCAGCCTCACGCGGTCGATCGCCAGCTACTACGCCCCGAACGGCATCCGCGCGAACGTCCTCTGCCCGGGCCTGATCGCGACGGCGATGAGCCGGCGCGCCCAGGAAAACGACCACATCAAAACCCGCCTCAAAACCCTGCAACCCCTCACCGGCGACTTCGGCAGCGCCGAGGACGTGGCCCGCGCTGCCCTCTACCTCGCCTCCGACCAGGCCGCCTTCGTTACCGGCGCCGTCCTGACGGTGGATGGAGGATGGACAGTAAGGTAAAAGTGAAAAGTGAAAAGTGAAAATTAAAGTGCAATCTGAAAAGCGAAAAGTGCAAATTAGGTATCCTTCTCTTCACATTTTGCACGTTGCACGTTGCACTTTACACTTTACACTTTACACTTTACACTTTACACTTTGCAATCTCCCTAACGTATCCAATGCCTCACGTTTTTTCGCGCTCTCTTCCCAACACATTCACCACCGACGTTCTCGTCGTCGGGAGCGGTTCGGCCGGCGCTACGGCGGCGATCACGGCGGCCGGCGAGGGGGTTCGGGTCGCGTTGGTGGAGCGGTACGGGTTCATGGGGGGGATCAGCACGCAGGTGCTCGACACCTTCTACGGCTTTTACACGCCCGGCGAACCGCGTCAGAAGGTGGTCGGCGGGGTGCCGGACCGGGTGGTGGACGCCCTGATGGGC comes from the Rhodothermales bacterium genome and includes:
- a CDS encoding SIS domain-containing protein, whose protein sequence is MNPALAYFDAAQAIISRIRDTQMPALERAADICAHSIGNDGLVHLFGSGHSRIPIEEMFPRHGSFPGFHPMVELSLTFHNPVVGSNGQRQAMYLEHVEGFGKVILRNFVLEAPDSMIVFSNSGVNEVVVEVAIEARKKGLPVISVVSMEHCLGAKPLHSSGKRLPDVSDVTIDNGTPGGDAMVKIDGLEDPVGPGSTIGGAAVVNALKCLIAERLTRMGKPPIVLSSSWFIGSEESKKRFDVCYDDYRRRMVRALGGVNGR
- a CDS encoding SDR family NAD(P)-dependent oxidoreductase; protein product: MTPILGDKITFVTGVASGIGQAAARVFAEAGATVVGVDLDIQQGQATIDAIRAGGADAAFFPADVTQASHVDDAVRQAVARFGRIDAAFNVVGASGRRHGDGPVHACTEAGWDWTMDVNLKSMYLCCKYLVAQMLAQGRGSIVNLASVLGMVGGDEDFGTHAYAASKGAVISLTRSIASYYAPNGIRANVLCPGLIATAMSRRAQENDHIKTRLKTLQPLTGDFGSAEDVARAALYLASDQAAFVTGAVLTVDGGWTVR